A single window of Vigna radiata var. radiata cultivar VC1973A chromosome 4, Vradiata_ver6, whole genome shotgun sequence DNA harbors:
- the LOC106759398 gene encoding putative disease resistance protein At1g50180 isoform X1, whose translation MGCCEVLPHDFVLEGDRIIKMVEAVVSFAVDRLGDLLIEEARLLSGVSNKVKSMQNELKMMQCFLRDAESRQDESDTIKNYISEVRKLAYDAEDVIEIYAIKVAFGISIGTKNPLSRAKNIHKVGSELITINSRISDLTRSLQTYGLTATKDNEEASEVKRQLRWSYSHIVDEFIVGLDQDINKVAEWLINENQDCRFVYICGMGGLGKTTLAKSIYHYNAIRRNFDGFAWAYISQQCKKRDVWEGILLKLISPTKEERDEITKMKDDELARKLFKVQQEKKCLIILDDIWSNEAWDILSPAFPSQNTRSKIVFTSRNKDISLHVNPEGLLHEPSCLNAEDSWALFKKKAFPRQDNPESTTSDDFKRLGREMVAKCAGLPLAIIVLGGLLATKESVSEWEKIHRHLSSYLIGAEVRDRRRLDEVLDLSYQDLPCQLKPCFLYLSQFPEDSEIPKTKLLQLWVAEGVVSSQYESDRDETMEDVAERYLGNLISRCMVQIGQMGSTGRIKTYRLHDLMRDLCLSKARKENFLYIINGSQQNSAIIATHSSNISEATQIDEVRRLAVYLDQHVDQLIPQDKQVNERLRSLVFFHDKKCRMENWDLVRGVFVKFKLLRVLDLEGIKGLKGQSLPKEVGNLLWLKFLSLKRTRIQVLPSSLGNLENLQFLNLQTVNKVSWDSTVEIPNVICKLKRLRHLYLPNWCGNIVNNLQLDNLTNLQTLVNFPASKCDVKDLLKLKRLRKLVLNDPRHFQKFSESFSPPNKRLDCLQSLSLRTDMLSFPENVVDVEKLVLGCPFLRKLQVEGRMDRLPDASLFPRHISKLTLWGCRLVEDPMVTLEKLPNLKFLNGWDMFVGKKMTCSPNGFLQLKVLVLRGLPKLDEWTIENQAMRNLYRLSISDCNNLKRVPDGLRYITSLRELEIRWMPKSFKTRLGTSGEDYPKVQHVPSIIFLN comes from the exons ATGGGATGTTGTGAAGTTTTACCTCATGATTTTGTTCTTGAAGGAGACAGAATAATCAAGATGGTTGAGGCAGTTGTGTCCTTTGCAGTTGATAGGCTTGGTGATCTATTGATTGAAGAGGCCAGATTATTAAGCGGGGTGAGTAACAAAGTCAAAAGCATGcaaaatgaattaaagatgatGCAATGTTTCCTAAGAGATGCTGAGAGCAGGCAGGATGAAAGTGATAcaataaagaattatatttcAGAGGTTAGAAAATTAGCCTATGATGCAGAGGATGTGATTGAAATTTATGCTATTAAGGTTGCATTCGGCATAAGTATTGGAACTAAAAATCCACTCTCCAGAGCTAAAAATATTCACAAAGTTGGCTCTGAGCTCATAACAATCAATTCTCGAATATCTGACCTCACGAGAAGCTTACAAACTTATGGTTTGACTGCAACTAAAGACAATGAGGAAGCATCTGAGGTCAAAAGACAATTGAGGTGGTCTTATTCTCACATTGTTGACGAGTTCATTGTTGGTTTAGATCAGGACATAAACAAAGTGGCGGAATGGCTAATAAATGAAAATCAGGACTGTcgatttgtttatatttgtggAATGGGCGGTCTTGGTAAAACTACACTTGCCAAAAGCATTTACCATTACAATGCTATTAGGCGAAACTTTGATGGTTTTGCTTGGGCCTATATATCTCAGCAATGCAAGAAAAGAGATGTTTGGGAGGGAATTTTACTAAAGCTAATTTCTCCTACAAAAGAGGAAAGGGATGAGATTACGAAAATGAAAGATGATGAATTGGCAAGGAAGTTGTTTAAAGTTCAACAAGAGAAGAAATGTTTGATCATCCTGGATGACATATGGAGCAACGAGGCATGGGACATTTTAAGTCCTGCCTTTCCTTCGCAAAATACAAGGAGTAAGATAGTTTTTACATCCCGCAATAAAGACATTTCATTGCATGTGAATCCTGAAGGCTTGCTTCACGAACCAAGTTGCTTAAATGCAGAAGACAGTTGGGCATTGTTTAAGAAGAAAGCTTTTCCAAGACAAGATAACCCAG AATCAACAACTTCTGATGACTTTAAAAGATTAGGCAGAGAGATGGTTGCAAAGTGTGCTGGTCTGCCTTTGGCTATCATTGTTCTTGGAGGGCTTTTGGCTACAAAGGAGTCGGTGAGTGAGTGGGAAAAAATACATAGACATCTAAGTTCGTACCTAATAGGAGCAGAGGTCCGTGATAGGCGAAGATTAGATGAAGTGTTGGATTTAAGTTACCAGGACTTGCCTTGTCAACTGAAGCCATGTTTTCTGTATTTAAGTCAATTCCCTGAAGACTCTGAGATACCAAAAACTAAACTACTGCAGTTATGGGTGGCAGAAggtgttgtttcatctcaaTATGAGAGTGATCGGGATGAGACAATGGAGGATGTTGCTGAACGCTATCTGGGTAACTTAATTAGCCGCTGCATGGTTCAAATTGGTCAGATGGGGTCTACTGGTAGGATCAAAACCTACAGGCTCCATGATTTAATGCGGGATCTGTGTTTGTCAAAGgccagaaaagaaaattttctctACATTATCAATGGATCACAACAAAATAGTGCCATTATTGCTACTCATTCATCTAACATATCAGAAGCAACACAAATTGATGAAGTTCGTAGGCTTGCTGTCTACTTGGATCAACATGTTGATCAATTGATTCCTCAAGACAAGCAAGTGAATGAGCGTCTCAGATCCCTTGTATTTTTTCATGACAAAAAGTGTAGGATGGAAAATTGGGACCTAGTCAGAGGTGTTTTTGTGAAGTTCAAATTACTTAGAGTTCTAGATCTTGAAGGAATTAAGGGGCTGAAGGGACAGTCATTGCCTAAAGAAGTGGGAAATCTTTTATGGTTGAAGTTTCTGAGTCTAAAAAGGACTCGTATACAAGTGCTGCCATCTTCCTTGGGCAACTTGGAGAATCTGCAATTCCTAAATTTGCAAACAGTCAATAAAGTGAGCTGGGATTCAACAGTGGAAATTCCAAATGTAATCTGTAAGTTGAAACGGTTGAGGCATTTATATCTTCCAAATTGGTGTGGGAATATTGTTAACAACCTGCAATTGGACAATTTGACTAATTTACAGACACTAGTAAATTTTCCTGCCAGCAAATGTGATGTAAAAGATCTACTGAAGTTAAAGAGGCTCAGAAAGCTAGTGCTAAATGACCCAAGACATTTTCAAAAGTTTAGTGAAAGTTTCAGTCCCCCTAATAAAAGGTTGGATTGCCTTCAATCCTTGTCTTTGAGGACTGACATGCTTTCCTTCCCTGAAAATGTAGTGGATGTTGAAAAATTGGTGCTAGGCTGTCCTTTCCTGCGTAAACTGCAAGTGGAAGGACGGATGGACAGACTGCCAGACGCCTCACTGTTTCCTCGGCACATTTCAAAGTTGACTTTATGGGGTTGCAGACTTGTGGAAGACCCAATGGTAACATTAGAGAAGCTTCCTAACTTGAAGTTTCTAAATGGGTGGGATATGTTTGTTGGAAAGAAAATGACATGCTCACCAAATGGTTTTCTTCAACTAAAGGTTCTAGTACTTCGTGGCTTGCCTAAACTAGATGAGTGGACAATAGAGAATCAAGCCATGCGTAATCTTTACCGATTGAGCATATCTGATTGCAACAATCTAAAAAGGGTTCCCGATGGGCTAAGATATATCACTAGTCTTCGGGAGCTAGAAATCAGGTGGATGCCCAAATCATTCAAAACAAGGCTTGGAACTTCTGGAGAGGATTACCCCAAAGTCCAGCATGTTCCATCTATCATATTTTTGAACTAA
- the LOC106759398 gene encoding putative disease resistance protein At1g50180 isoform X2, which yields MVEAVVSFAVDRLGDLLIEEARLLSGVSNKVKSMQNELKMMQCFLRDAESRQDESDTIKNYISEVRKLAYDAEDVIEIYAIKVAFGISIGTKNPLSRAKNIHKVGSELITINSRISDLTRSLQTYGLTATKDNEEASEVKRQLRWSYSHIVDEFIVGLDQDINKVAEWLINENQDCRFVYICGMGGLGKTTLAKSIYHYNAIRRNFDGFAWAYISQQCKKRDVWEGILLKLISPTKEERDEITKMKDDELARKLFKVQQEKKCLIILDDIWSNEAWDILSPAFPSQNTRSKIVFTSRNKDISLHVNPEGLLHEPSCLNAEDSWALFKKKAFPRQDNPESTTSDDFKRLGREMVAKCAGLPLAIIVLGGLLATKESVSEWEKIHRHLSSYLIGAEVRDRRRLDEVLDLSYQDLPCQLKPCFLYLSQFPEDSEIPKTKLLQLWVAEGVVSSQYESDRDETMEDVAERYLGNLISRCMVQIGQMGSTGRIKTYRLHDLMRDLCLSKARKENFLYIINGSQQNSAIIATHSSNISEATQIDEVRRLAVYLDQHVDQLIPQDKQVNERLRSLVFFHDKKCRMENWDLVRGVFVKFKLLRVLDLEGIKGLKGQSLPKEVGNLLWLKFLSLKRTRIQVLPSSLGNLENLQFLNLQTVNKVSWDSTVEIPNVICKLKRLRHLYLPNWCGNIVNNLQLDNLTNLQTLVNFPASKCDVKDLLKLKRLRKLVLNDPRHFQKFSESFSPPNKRLDCLQSLSLRTDMLSFPENVVDVEKLVLGCPFLRKLQVEGRMDRLPDASLFPRHISKLTLWGCRLVEDPMVTLEKLPNLKFLNGWDMFVGKKMTCSPNGFLQLKVLVLRGLPKLDEWTIENQAMRNLYRLSISDCNNLKRVPDGLRYITSLRELEIRWMPKSFKTRLGTSGEDYPKVQHVPSIIFLN from the exons ATGGTTGAGGCAGTTGTGTCCTTTGCAGTTGATAGGCTTGGTGATCTATTGATTGAAGAGGCCAGATTATTAAGCGGGGTGAGTAACAAAGTCAAAAGCATGcaaaatgaattaaagatgatGCAATGTTTCCTAAGAGATGCTGAGAGCAGGCAGGATGAAAGTGATAcaataaagaattatatttcAGAGGTTAGAAAATTAGCCTATGATGCAGAGGATGTGATTGAAATTTATGCTATTAAGGTTGCATTCGGCATAAGTATTGGAACTAAAAATCCACTCTCCAGAGCTAAAAATATTCACAAAGTTGGCTCTGAGCTCATAACAATCAATTCTCGAATATCTGACCTCACGAGAAGCTTACAAACTTATGGTTTGACTGCAACTAAAGACAATGAGGAAGCATCTGAGGTCAAAAGACAATTGAGGTGGTCTTATTCTCACATTGTTGACGAGTTCATTGTTGGTTTAGATCAGGACATAAACAAAGTGGCGGAATGGCTAATAAATGAAAATCAGGACTGTcgatttgtttatatttgtggAATGGGCGGTCTTGGTAAAACTACACTTGCCAAAAGCATTTACCATTACAATGCTATTAGGCGAAACTTTGATGGTTTTGCTTGGGCCTATATATCTCAGCAATGCAAGAAAAGAGATGTTTGGGAGGGAATTTTACTAAAGCTAATTTCTCCTACAAAAGAGGAAAGGGATGAGATTACGAAAATGAAAGATGATGAATTGGCAAGGAAGTTGTTTAAAGTTCAACAAGAGAAGAAATGTTTGATCATCCTGGATGACATATGGAGCAACGAGGCATGGGACATTTTAAGTCCTGCCTTTCCTTCGCAAAATACAAGGAGTAAGATAGTTTTTACATCCCGCAATAAAGACATTTCATTGCATGTGAATCCTGAAGGCTTGCTTCACGAACCAAGTTGCTTAAATGCAGAAGACAGTTGGGCATTGTTTAAGAAGAAAGCTTTTCCAAGACAAGATAACCCAG AATCAACAACTTCTGATGACTTTAAAAGATTAGGCAGAGAGATGGTTGCAAAGTGTGCTGGTCTGCCTTTGGCTATCATTGTTCTTGGAGGGCTTTTGGCTACAAAGGAGTCGGTGAGTGAGTGGGAAAAAATACATAGACATCTAAGTTCGTACCTAATAGGAGCAGAGGTCCGTGATAGGCGAAGATTAGATGAAGTGTTGGATTTAAGTTACCAGGACTTGCCTTGTCAACTGAAGCCATGTTTTCTGTATTTAAGTCAATTCCCTGAAGACTCTGAGATACCAAAAACTAAACTACTGCAGTTATGGGTGGCAGAAggtgttgtttcatctcaaTATGAGAGTGATCGGGATGAGACAATGGAGGATGTTGCTGAACGCTATCTGGGTAACTTAATTAGCCGCTGCATGGTTCAAATTGGTCAGATGGGGTCTACTGGTAGGATCAAAACCTACAGGCTCCATGATTTAATGCGGGATCTGTGTTTGTCAAAGgccagaaaagaaaattttctctACATTATCAATGGATCACAACAAAATAGTGCCATTATTGCTACTCATTCATCTAACATATCAGAAGCAACACAAATTGATGAAGTTCGTAGGCTTGCTGTCTACTTGGATCAACATGTTGATCAATTGATTCCTCAAGACAAGCAAGTGAATGAGCGTCTCAGATCCCTTGTATTTTTTCATGACAAAAAGTGTAGGATGGAAAATTGGGACCTAGTCAGAGGTGTTTTTGTGAAGTTCAAATTACTTAGAGTTCTAGATCTTGAAGGAATTAAGGGGCTGAAGGGACAGTCATTGCCTAAAGAAGTGGGAAATCTTTTATGGTTGAAGTTTCTGAGTCTAAAAAGGACTCGTATACAAGTGCTGCCATCTTCCTTGGGCAACTTGGAGAATCTGCAATTCCTAAATTTGCAAACAGTCAATAAAGTGAGCTGGGATTCAACAGTGGAAATTCCAAATGTAATCTGTAAGTTGAAACGGTTGAGGCATTTATATCTTCCAAATTGGTGTGGGAATATTGTTAACAACCTGCAATTGGACAATTTGACTAATTTACAGACACTAGTAAATTTTCCTGCCAGCAAATGTGATGTAAAAGATCTACTGAAGTTAAAGAGGCTCAGAAAGCTAGTGCTAAATGACCCAAGACATTTTCAAAAGTTTAGTGAAAGTTTCAGTCCCCCTAATAAAAGGTTGGATTGCCTTCAATCCTTGTCTTTGAGGACTGACATGCTTTCCTTCCCTGAAAATGTAGTGGATGTTGAAAAATTGGTGCTAGGCTGTCCTTTCCTGCGTAAACTGCAAGTGGAAGGACGGATGGACAGACTGCCAGACGCCTCACTGTTTCCTCGGCACATTTCAAAGTTGACTTTATGGGGTTGCAGACTTGTGGAAGACCCAATGGTAACATTAGAGAAGCTTCCTAACTTGAAGTTTCTAAATGGGTGGGATATGTTTGTTGGAAAGAAAATGACATGCTCACCAAATGGTTTTCTTCAACTAAAGGTTCTAGTACTTCGTGGCTTGCCTAAACTAGATGAGTGGACAATAGAGAATCAAGCCATGCGTAATCTTTACCGATTGAGCATATCTGATTGCAACAATCTAAAAAGGGTTCCCGATGGGCTAAGATATATCACTAGTCTTCGGGAGCTAGAAATCAGGTGGATGCCCAAATCATTCAAAACAAGGCTTGGAACTTCTGGAGAGGATTACCCCAAAGTCCAGCATGTTCCATCTATCATATTTTTGAACTAA